Part of the Triticum aestivum cultivar Chinese Spring chromosome 4D, IWGSC CS RefSeq v2.1, whole genome shotgun sequence genome is shown below.
GGCAAAAGTAGGAAGCAATTCTAATTATTATTTTTATCCGGCAGCGGTATCTTGATGTGCAGAAATTCCAGGATTTTGGGACACCGAGTGCTCCCCCAATTGCACGAGATGGGGAGGTGGATGGCATTTTCGATGCAATTGGTGAGAGCAATGACCACTTCTTattgcaaacatttttttttgTATTTCCGTTTGCTGGAAAAGATAATTAGACCATTACTTGATGTGCAAATAGCTGACATGAATAGAGGCTTTGAGAAGACAGAGATCTCATCAGTGGCGGATATACTGGCTCAAGATGTTCATGAGCTTCCTACGAGGTGCAGTAGATAATAATTTACATTTTGGAGTAGTTCAAGCACATGATTGCTTTTTTCCGCGTAACAGAAAAAATGCAATTCAGATCAAATGTTCAGGCGGATGGTGTTCAGATGCCGTACATCGTGAACAATTTATTAGCTCAGATACCCAGCTTCACAACTAAGTGCGTTTTTCATTTACTTGCTACCAATCTCTAGATGTTTCATCTGTTTCCTGTTCTTAACAATCGACCACTTTTTTACTTGACAGTGTCCAAACTGCATGGCGATCATTTGTTGCATATGAGAGAACATGGGCTCTCTCAGAGCTCAGGCGATTCTGGTCGTCCGATGCGTTTGCTTGATGCGTTTTCGGGCGTTGGATCGAGCGGTGGGCGGAGCTGGGCCGTCGGATGGGACTCGTTCCCCTGGAGCAATGAATAGTTACCCCGCGGGAAAAGATCTCGTGCCACCGCGTGTGAATTCGGTGCCCCACCGAGGGCATTTTCGTCTTTCAACATACCCGAGGCCATATGGCTTCCTCTGATTCGTGGTTTCATCCCCAATCCGGTGACAAGCTAGGGTTCCGTTTTGTCGTCTCTCCCACGCATCTCTCGTGCAGCCGCCGCTCTCGCTCCTCTCCATCACTCCGGCCCGAGCCGCCGCTGCTCCTctgcgcctccctcctcctccatgCGTGATAGTACCGGCCGTTCCTTGTGCTAGCCCCACGCGGCCACGACGGGCGGCGGAGCCATCAGGAACGGTGACGGTGGGCTGATGCTCTGCAGGTCGCCATGTGCGCGGAGGTGACGACAGGAGGGCGTCGGCCTTTTccaactcgaggaggaggaggagggtggtaTGGATCTCTCCTCCCCTGTCGTCATCACGAGAGGAGAGGGAGAACGGCCGGCTATGGCGGCGGTCAGATCCACGCTGGGAACAGGAGACTGATGCCAACGCCATGGAGCTACTCTGCTGTTCGTCAAGGTCCGACCCCAGGGAGTGCCGACGCTCTTCCTCTTTCTCATCTTCGATttcatcttcttgctcttcttcgaTTTGATTTACGTACTTGCTCTTTCTCGTCTTCGATTTGATTTGATTTACTTCTCTTCCTATTACTCGCGCCGGCAGCCTCCCAAAGCAACTGAAGGTCGCTTGCTCCTCATCAACAACATACAAAGCTTGGGCTGACCTAGGACTACGGCTACGGCCGCTTCTCTGACCACACGACCGAGGAGGGCGGCGTGTGCTCCAGCGAATCCAGCCTGTTCCGAAGGGTGAGGGACATGTTACACCTCTACGGTAATGGTGTCGAGGACAAGGTCACGTCGCTGTTCAGCCGGAGGGGCAGCGGGCTTGCCCGGGGACAGTCCAAGGAGAACCTTCGGGTCGAGGTGCGAGCCGCGGCCGGGGAAAGCTGACGTGGTCAGGATCAGGTGGACTGCAGCTCTCATGTAAGGATGCTACTCTAGCTTGCTTCATATTTTCCACTGTACAATTAGTGATTACTGAATTCTGTTGGTTAACAGTTCTATCCATGCTTGTTCAGCTTCATAATTAGAAGTTTGCATAGGTGCGCAATTGTGCTGGCAAAAGTAGGAAGCAATTCTAATTGTTATTTTTATCCGGCAGCGGTATCTTGATGTGCAGAAATTCCAGGATTTTGGGACACCGAGTGCTCCCCCAATTGCACGAGATGGGGAGGTGGATGGCATTTTCGATGCAATTGGTGAGAGCAATGACCACTTCTTattgcaaacatttttttttgTATTTCCGTTTGCTGGAAAAGATAATTAGACCATTACTTGATGTGCAAATAGCTGACATGAACAGAGGCTTTGAGAAGACAGAGATCTCATCAGTGGCGGATATACTGGCTCAAGATGTTCATGAGCTTCCTACGAGGTGCAGTAGATAATATTTTACATTTTGGAGTAGTTCAAGCACATGATTGCTTTTTTCCCGCCTAACAGAAAAAACACAATTCAGATCAAATGTTCAGGCGGATGGTGTTCAGATGCCGTACATCGTGAACAATTTATTAGCTCAGATACCCAGCTTCACAACTAAGTGCGTTTTTCATTTACTTGCTACCAATCTCTAGATGTTTCATCTGTTTCCCGTTCTTAACAATCGACCACTTTTTTAGTTGACAGTGTCCAAACTGCATGGCGATCATTTGTTGCATATGAATCAGAACCACAAAACATCATCTATATAGATTTCAACTTCAGTTTTCCTTTCACTAGAAATTATACCATTGAGAAAACTCTTTTTGGAAATGAAAAGTTATCAATCAACGAATCGTAGAATGTAATTGTGCAGGTTAGTTTGCGTGTGCTTTCACAAAAAGTAATGGTTTGTTTCATATTCTTATTGTTTGCTAACAGTAAGAAAGATACGTGTTGTACCGCAAAGACCAAAGCTTCGCGCAACATCATCCTTTAGAAATCTCTACATGCAAGCTGGTCGCGAATATGTCAAACAGATTTCTAAAATTCTGAAGAGCCAGGTTACTATTCTGTCATCCACATCATCTACATATTTTCCTGAAGGTTAAGAGGATGCAAATGTTTTTATGGCTTATACCTGGCAGAGTTCATTTCTGTATTTAGTAACACAATATCATACTCGAGGGACCTGACTATATTGCCTACTGCATGCATCATTACTGGGAAGCAAAAAACTTGGATTGTGCGGCTCTGTTTGTTCCTGAGGTGATTAGCCTGTTGTTTTCAGCTATGGAATTGCAGCAGCGAGCTAACTCTTCCCTGCATTTTTTGGGTCAAGTCTTAGCCAACACCTATGGGAAGGTAAAATAGTTTCATCTCGCTTTGTCTTCTTGCACCATGGTTCTGTTTCTGTGTAATTATTTTGCATCATTCCAATTTGTTGTATGCAGAGGCCTATTTTACAGTCTCACAATCCAAGTGTAAGAGTGGAAACGATCTCCTTCATGCCCCTGTCATGTCTACTTCTTTATCAACTCCAACTTCCGTTATGTGCTCTAGCATACACAGCCTGCAGGTATCCCCTTTCTTCTATGTTGCTCTGTGCCTGCTATGCTTAAGTGCTTACTATGTGATCCTCGACGACGGATGCCATTGGCAGCATAGTCATTTGTTTATTTCATTTCAAGCCTCTGTTGACTACAGTGTAACCATGCATTAGCAAttactccctcagttcctaaatatttgtctttctagaggttttcaacaaatgactacatacgagcaaaatgaatgaatctacgctctaaaatatgtctatatacatccgtatgtggtagtccatttgaaatctgtaaaaagacaaatatttaggaacggagggagtagaagctaCCTCGTTCAATTGCATGCATCCTTTGGTTCTTACTGTTTGGTATCCATCAACCATTGTTCATATTCACGCTTCATGCACAATCATTGGGTTGGTACTGGGAATACCTCATTTATGTTGGTGTCGCTGATCTTATGCATGTTCTTCAAAGCTTCTTCTTTTTATTGCCTATATGTTTATTTGTACTAATTCAGTAAGTTTAATTTATCTGTTTGCATAATATGTCCTACATATTGATAGAGTAGTATTTCGTTACTTGATTAATGGTCAAATATACTATTTCCGTATCTTTACAATAGGTGCCTCAAATGAAAATGTCTTAGTCTTCTACACTGAATCTACCATATGCAGTTTAGTTATTTTATAAGAATTCATCACCAAAACTACTTTGTTGGGTCAGAATTTCATAGACGTTCCTCAATCCTCATCATGAGATTAACTTGTAGAAGAATCTATTCATAACCTTATGATGTGTGTGATGTTGGGTTATGTTGAAAGGCTTTTTTTTTGCCTTGCTTCCATTTTCTTCCATGTGCATTGACTAAACATATGTTTGAAAATGTGGCATGGTCAAACATTTTTTTGCCTTGCTTCCATCTTCTTCCATGCTGATCAATAGCGCTTTTTCTTGGGCCTTGCTTTGAGAGGGCCGCTGGTCGAGGCCATTTCGGTCATTTTTCCGTCTGATACATAGGTCAAACCTAGAAGGATTTACACTCTCTCGTCGACGTTTTCTTTTCTTGTTGCACCGGTGTGGCATCGCCTTTGGACAAGCCCTTTGTCTCGATTCTCCCTTTGCAGCTCAGCTCCACCGACCAGGTCAGTTCCTCACTAATGGACGGTTATACACATGGTTTGTTTTCCTTCTTGAACTCTATATGTGTGCTCGCATCTGAGGAATTTCTTGGATCCACGTGTTCTGTTCAGATGATGATGGCTGACAAAGAGCTCGATGTCCATGGCTCGCCGGGTTCCGCTGGCTCCACTAACAGCTGTGTGCGGGGGCTTGCACAGGTCAGCTGAAACCCATCCTGTCCCCTCTCTGATTTTACGGGATGGTTCAAAAATATGATTGGTGTGTGACTCAGGAATTTTTATAATCAAAAGAAATACTCACATATGTAAACATTGCTAACTCTGCAAAGAAACACACGTCTGATCTAGGGATTATAGATGCTCGCAGATAGTAGTAAAGAAATAGTGATATCTAGATCCAGGCAGTGTGATGATTTAAACTCTATTTCTTTGACGTGCTCTTCGTGTAGTTGATAGGTTTGTAGGTGTTTCCTCGATTGATTAGATGTTGTCTAGGCCTTCTATGTAGCTATATTTCATTTAGAAAGCGCAAGCATTCTACGTGCCAATTAGATCTCTGTTCTTTGAACAGTAGGTCATCATATTGATCTTACCTTATCGACTGCTCTTACTAAAACAAGTTGTATTTTCAACTAATTAATAGTCCCATTGTTCTTAAAAACGCTTGTCACATGCTCAATGACAATCTGATTAACCGATAGACTTAACATATCTTTTTTATCACTATGATTGCTTTTATCCGCGCCTGATTTCTCTAATATCTCTCCCGTACTGTGATACAATTACTTTAAGCAGCTCCTTGTGGCCTTATGTTTTATGTTCTCGGGCACTGCAGGATACCCAGCAAGTGTTTAGGATTCCACACAGGGCAGTTCTTGACATGCTCCTAGCACACCTTGGCCTATCACCGGCTCAGTATGAACATGTTGTTCATGAGGACGACAAGATCCATGTGACCGTCTTTTTCAACACCTCTACGTTGGGTCCTGGAGGACCAATCAGTATGAAAGTGTCATGTCGTCATTCCTACTGGTCTATTTTATGCCTAAGACATGCAAAGTTGTGGATCGTCTGTAAGCTACCATGTGCTATCGTATCTCCTATGCCTATGATATTTGCTAGTAAACCTATCGTGCAACGTGCTTTCTATGTCCGTACATTGTTAGGTGGCTTCTTATTGTGTGCATACAAATGAACCTTATTTCTGAATGATTCTtcattagtttttttatttttatcatgGTTGACATAAGAATGAGTGCAAAAATAACTTTGTTTAAACTTAGTTGCTCGGCTGACAAAGCTATGCATTCCTCTATGTACCACCTTATCTCTCTTGTGATGCTTTCTATGTtataaatataagagcatttagatcactaaagtagtgctctaaacgctcttatatttctttacagagggagtattggATAAGGGCCAGTGCTTACTTAGGCCATTTTGATTTTGATAAGCCTATTGTTAAAGTTCAAGATACTAGGGTTGATGCCTGAGTACAACTGCATATAGACCATCCTTGGAATTTCCTTTTGAATGGATTGTAAATACGGTTATCTTGGTCATTATTCTTTGTATGATGCATACACTGTGAATGCATATGCTAAACCTCGCGTTTGGACTGGCACCCTGAATACGATCTAgttatcataattattagaggaattactaggataaggcctaagattaaagtttcctctatatgcgttgttaccaaaattattcctaccaacaaaattcacatccatagattcattattattgtcaatcaaagtagacaaaggcatatcattaggatcagaataaacatttttattagcaaataatttcataagttcattcatctttccactcaaaacattaatttcttctatcgcatgtatttttttactagtagatctttcggtgtgtcattgagaataattaaccataatattatctaggagtttagtagcttctcctaaagtgatttccataaaagtgcctcccgcggccgaatctaaaagatttctagaagcaaaattcaacctggcataaattttttgtatgatcatccataaattcaaaccatgtgtaggacaattacgtatcattaatttcatcctctcccaagcttgtgcaacatgttcataatcaagttgcttaaaattcataatatcgtttctaagagagatgattttagcgggaggaaaatacttagagataaaagcatctttgcacttattccaagaatcaatactatttttaggcaaagatgaaaaccaagctttagcacgatctctaagcgaaaagggaaataacttcagtttaacaatatcattatccacatcttttttcttttgcatatcacacaaatcaacgaagctatttagatgggtagcggcatcttcactaggcaggccggcgaattgatctttcatgacaagattcaacaaagcagcattgatttcacaagattcagtatcggtaagaggagcaatcggagtgctaagaaaatcattgttgttggtattggtgaagtcacataattgagtattatcttgagccatcgtgacaaacaagcaatccaacacacgagcaaacaagagacgggcaaaaagaggccaacggaaaaagagagggcgaataaaacggcaagggtgaagtgggggagaggaaaacgagaggcaaatggcaaaaaatgtaatgcgggagataattaagggtttgtgatgggtacttggtatgttgacttttgcgtagactccccggcaacggcgccagaaatccttcttgctacctcttgagcactgcgttggttttcccttgaagaggaaagggtgatgcagcaaagtagcgtaagtatttccctcagtttttgagaaccaaggtatcaatccagtaggaggccacgcatgagtccctcgcacctacacaaacaaataaatcctcgcaaccaacgcaataaaggggttgtcaatcccttcacggtcacttacgagagtgagatctgatagatatgataagataatattttgatatttttatgataaagatgcaaagtaaagaaagtaaaataaaaacggcgccagaaatagcttgttgtcgggagattaatatgatggaaaatagacccaggggccataggtttcactagaggcatctctcgagagcataagtattacggtgggtgaacaaattactgttgagcaattgaca
Proteins encoded:
- the LOC123096774 gene encoding uncharacterized protein encodes the protein MLHLYGNGVEDKITSLFSRRGSGLARGQSKENLRVEDYGYGRFSDHTTEEGGVCSSESSLFRRVRDMLHLYGNGVEDKVTSLFSRRGSGLARGQSKENLRVERYLDVQKFQDFGTPSAPPIARDGEVDGIFDAIEALRRQRSHQWRIYWLKMFMSFLRVRKIRVVPQRPKLRATSSFRNLYMQAGREYVKQISKILKSQVTILSSTSSTYFPEAMELQQRANSSLHFLGQVLANTYGKRPILQSHNPSVRVETISFMPLSCLLLYQLQLPLCALAYTACRSNLEGFTLSRRRFLFLLHRCGIAFGQALCLDSPFAAQLHRPDDDG